One Methylophaga thalassica genomic window carries:
- a CDS encoding FecR domain-containing protein, which yields MKLNEDILTQAASWFVDLRNAQPGDVIYQAHQAWLDADNRHYDAWKRVERLQKQLQLVPTEIRHETLEKARHSRRQLIKTLVVVLTVGSAGGVAYQQRALSSLVAQHRTGTGERKTIELADGSKVYLNTSTALDVNFSDNVRELTLYRGEVIIETGKGVPSQDFIVKTAQGSVKALGTRFQVRSHDRETWVGVSKHAVEVKSEKANKAVKVQAGHCMRFDVLKHSPLNLMPVNMDAWTQGMLIVSNWRLDQFINELARYHKGALRCDAAVASLRISGAFNINNTSSVLENLSSTLPVKVHYFTRYWAQVEPA from the coding sequence ATGAAGCTGAATGAAGATATTTTGACTCAGGCGGCCAGTTGGTTTGTGGATCTTCGCAATGCACAGCCCGGAGATGTCATATATCAAGCACATCAGGCATGGCTAGATGCCGATAACCGTCATTATGATGCCTGGAAAAGGGTGGAACGTTTACAGAAACAACTGCAATTAGTGCCTACGGAAATCAGACATGAGACCTTGGAAAAAGCGCGTCACTCGCGCCGCCAGTTAATCAAAACACTGGTCGTGGTATTAACCGTGGGAAGTGCTGGAGGCGTGGCTTATCAACAGAGAGCACTGTCGAGTCTGGTTGCACAACACCGCACGGGTACAGGCGAGCGTAAAACCATAGAGCTGGCTGACGGCAGCAAAGTGTATCTGAATACAAGTACCGCCTTAGACGTTAACTTCAGTGACAATGTCAGGGAGTTAACCTTATACCGTGGTGAAGTCATTATTGAGACTGGCAAAGGCGTGCCATCGCAAGATTTTATTGTAAAAACGGCACAAGGATCAGTGAAGGCGCTGGGCACCCGGTTTCAGGTTCGAAGTCATGATCGAGAGACCTGGGTCGGTGTCAGTAAACATGCTGTGGAAGTGAAGTCCGAAAAAGCCAATAAAGCGGTCAAAGTTCAGGCAGGACATTGCATGCGTTTTGATGTATTAAAACATAGCCCGTTAAATTTAATGCCAGTGAATATGGATGCCTGGACACAGGGTATGTTGATTGTCAGTAACTGGCGATTGGATCAGTTTATCAATGAACTGGCTCGCTATCATAAAGGGGCGCTACGCTGTGATGCTGCTGTGGCTTCTCTGCGTATTTCCGGGGCATTTAATATCAACAATACGTCATCCGTATTAGAAAATCTCAGTAGTACCCTACCTGTTAAAGTCCATTATTTCACCCGCTATTGGGCACAAGTTGAACCTGCCTGA
- a CDS encoding sigma-70 family RNA polymerase sigma factor → MAVQTLESLYSEHHHWLQSWIRSRLNNVEQAQDLTQETFIKVLIKGREHEFNSPKAYLSSIARGLLVDFFRRRTVEQAYLDALQVQPEQHSISAEQHHLIIDTLLQIEKMLDAMSERGRQIFLLAQLDGLSFAEIGRQLNVSVTTVRKHFIRAMTQCLLLIED, encoded by the coding sequence ATGGCTGTGCAAACACTGGAATCACTTTATTCAGAGCATCATCATTGGCTTCAGAGTTGGATCCGTTCTCGATTAAATAATGTTGAGCAAGCTCAAGATCTCACGCAGGAGACTTTCATCAAGGTATTGATAAAGGGGCGTGAGCATGAATTCAACTCACCCAAAGCATATTTAAGCAGTATTGCACGTGGTTTACTGGTCGACTTTTTCCGCCGCCGCACAGTTGAGCAGGCCTATCTCGATGCGCTGCAAGTTCAGCCAGAACAACACAGTATTTCTGCCGAACAGCATCATCTCATTATCGACACCTTATTACAGATCGAAAAAATGCTGGATGCGATGAGCGAGCGCGGGCGACAAATATTTCTGCTGGCCCAGTTGGATGGGCTTTCCTTTGCTGAAATTGGCAGGCAACTAAATGTGTCGGTAACGACCGTTCGTAAGCACTTTATTCGTGCCATGACACAGTGCCTGTTACTGATTGAAGATTAA
- a CDS encoding TonB-dependent receptor domain-containing protein, translated as MKHASFLPLSLSPLSRQLVMAGMLTTALVSTDLIINISHADSVTQQQSFNIQAGSLESALNQFAVQSGITVSFSPDVVAGIQADRFQGTAAPSTLITQLLADTGLQATLLANGSYSISKKSAPVAVTPKQKQSVELDDMLITSTRSDTQLKDSPQVVTVINREQIEQQMEMSSDTSQILSNLLPSFSPSRQKLTSGGETFRGRSPLFLIDGVPQSNPLRDGQRDGHTIDMSMVERVEVIHGASAIHGLGATGGIINFITRRPSQDTLKQSMNVQITTPTGEFGDETSGYRSDYNLSGSKNDFEYTLGLSYERQGVFLDADGTEIGVDNVQGDIMNSKSYDLFTKLGYWIDDDQHIEASLNRYQVKGGNDYVSVDGDIEKGEPTTSVRGTPVGEAPYNRVLTTSLKYQNYDLAGMEFTAQAYRQEFEALFGALTSSSFYEPTLAPDSIDQTQIESVKKGAKFTLVKDGLLDDKLKVTTGFDLLEDSSSQNLAMTNRSYVPEVVYKNYAPFLQLQLQPIEAVVLHAGVRYEHSELDVDDFTTVYGKGAVDVKGGNPDFSETLFNGGVVISPLSWLSVFANYSEGFGMPDVGRVLREVSVAGTSVDGLLDLEPIITTNREVGIRLNWDAIDFEVSYYESDSDLGSRLSANADNTQYMVNREKQEINGAEANLGWKVNDGHKLNLAYSYIRGRYDSDDDGKVDTDLNGQNIPPNRLIASWQAEWTPKLSSFVQASYNFDRNFDEEAGDDEEQFKAYGLIDATMAYKLSTGKIHAGVTNLLNKDYFSYSSQTSYGSDTRNFKGRGRTLTIGYSLDF; from the coding sequence ATGAAACACGCCTCTTTCTTACCCTTAAGTTTATCGCCATTAAGTCGACAACTCGTCATGGCTGGAATGCTAACCACGGCTTTGGTGAGCACCGATCTTATTATCAACATCAGTCATGCAGATAGTGTGACTCAACAACAAAGCTTTAATATTCAGGCCGGCTCACTTGAATCAGCGCTCAATCAGTTTGCTGTGCAAAGTGGAATTACTGTCTCTTTTAGCCCAGATGTGGTCGCCGGTATTCAGGCCGACCGATTTCAAGGTACGGCCGCACCATCCACGTTAATCACTCAGCTCTTAGCTGATACTGGTTTACAGGCGACCTTATTAGCCAATGGCAGTTATTCCATTAGCAAAAAATCAGCACCTGTTGCCGTCACACCCAAACAAAAACAAAGTGTTGAATTAGACGATATGTTGATAACCTCAACACGTTCTGACACCCAGCTAAAAGATTCGCCACAAGTGGTCACAGTGATTAATCGTGAGCAGATTGAACAGCAAATGGAGATGAGTAGTGACACCTCTCAGATTCTGAGTAACTTGTTGCCTTCATTCTCGCCAAGTCGTCAGAAGCTCACCAGTGGAGGCGAAACATTCCGTGGACGTTCACCATTATTTCTGATTGATGGTGTGCCACAAAGTAATCCACTGCGAGATGGCCAGCGTGATGGTCATACTATTGATATGTCGATGGTCGAACGTGTTGAGGTGATTCATGGTGCCAGCGCTATTCATGGTTTAGGCGCGACCGGCGGCATTATCAACTTTATTACCCGTCGTCCGAGCCAGGATACACTCAAACAAAGCATGAATGTGCAAATAACGACACCAACCGGTGAGTTTGGTGATGAAACCTCGGGGTATCGCAGTGATTACAACCTGAGCGGTAGTAAAAATGACTTTGAATATACCTTGGGTTTGAGCTATGAAAGACAAGGTGTGTTTCTGGATGCTGATGGCACCGAAATCGGGGTAGATAATGTGCAGGGTGACATTATGAACTCGAAAAGTTATGACTTGTTCACCAAGTTGGGTTACTGGATAGACGATGATCAGCACATAGAAGCTTCCCTCAACCGTTATCAGGTCAAAGGTGGCAATGATTATGTCAGCGTTGATGGTGATATTGAAAAAGGGGAACCGACTACATCAGTTAGAGGAACCCCTGTCGGTGAGGCGCCATACAATCGGGTGTTAACCACCAGTCTGAAATACCAAAATTATGATTTAGCTGGGATGGAATTTACCGCCCAGGCATACAGACAAGAGTTTGAAGCATTATTTGGCGCACTGACATCCAGCAGTTTTTATGAGCCAACATTGGCGCCTGATAGTATTGATCAAACCCAAATTGAATCAGTGAAAAAAGGGGCTAAATTCACCTTAGTGAAAGATGGTTTGCTGGATGATAAGTTAAAAGTCACAACAGGTTTTGATTTGCTTGAAGACAGTTCTTCTCAGAACTTAGCTATGACAAACCGTAGTTATGTACCTGAAGTGGTATATAAAAACTACGCGCCTTTCCTACAGTTACAACTTCAGCCAATTGAGGCGGTAGTGCTTCATGCTGGTGTTCGTTACGAACATTCAGAATTGGACGTGGATGATTTTACAACGGTATACGGTAAAGGTGCTGTTGATGTGAAAGGCGGCAATCCCGATTTTAGTGAGACGCTGTTCAATGGTGGTGTGGTTATCAGTCCATTGTCATGGCTGAGTGTGTTTGCTAATTACTCAGAAGGTTTTGGTATGCCAGATGTGGGGCGGGTTTTACGTGAAGTGAGTGTTGCCGGTACCAGTGTGGATGGATTGCTTGATCTTGAGCCAATCATAACCACGAACAGAGAAGTAGGCATTCGGCTAAACTGGGACGCGATCGATTTCGAAGTCAGTTATTATGAATCTGATTCGGACTTAGGTTCCAGATTGTCGGCGAATGCAGACAATACCCAATATATGGTTAACCGTGAAAAACAAGAAATTAACGGTGCCGAAGCCAACTTAGGCTGGAAAGTAAACGATGGTCACAAGCTAAACCTGGCGTATTCCTATATCCGGGGACGTTATGACAGTGATGATGACGGTAAAGTTGATACTGATCTGAATGGCCAAAATATTCCACCCAATCGATTAATCGCCAGCTGGCAGGCTGAATGGACCCCAAAACTTTCCTCATTTGTGCAAGCCAGTTATAACTTTGATCGTAACTTCGATGAAGAAGCCGGGGATGATGAAGAACAGTTCAAAGCCTATGGCCTGATTGATGCCACTATGGCGTATAAACTCTCTACCGGTAAGATCCATGCTGGAGTAACAAACCTGCTCAATAAGGATTATTTCAGCTACTCATCCCAAACCAGTTATGGCTCAGATACCCGTAACTTTAAAGGCCGTGGCCGAACATTAACCATTGGTTATTCGCTGGACTTCTAG